From the genome of Pukyongia salina, one region includes:
- a CDS encoding VCBS repeat-containing protein produces MNLSKYSFVLVLSTLLLACNSNEKEEETGETSPLFTLMSQEQTNIRFNNVVENQKEFNIFKYRNFYNGGGVAIGDINNDGLADIYMTANMGKNKLFLNQGDFKFKDISQSAGVEGHKPWSTGVTMVDVNNDGLLDIYVSNAGNMEGDNHDNDLYINNGDLTFSEKAKEFNLATSGFTTHATFFDYDKDGDLDAYILNNSNIPVSSLGFAHQRDVRAQDWDVPKLFRGVGDMLLRNDNGTFVEVSEEAGIYGSLIGFGLGVMISDINGDLYPDIYVSNDFYERDYLYINNQDGTFTEDIKNWMSHLCLSAMGIDMADINNDGNADIFITDMLPDGDQRVKSVMEFEGYNVFKLKQSKDFYQQYIQNTLQLNNGNGTFSEIAYYSGVSATDWSWSGLIFDMDNDGLRDIFVTNGINHDLTDLDFVDFLANEIIQKMAMTGKKEAIDSIINKMPVVPVPNYAYKNNGDLTFSNEAEKWGLGVPSLSNGAAYGDLDNDGDLDLVVNNVNMEAFVYKNNARETGNNNYIKLKFEGTDKNKFAVGTTVRLYYKDNIVLQELIPSRGFQSSMEYPMTIGLGKEDKIDSIRVIWPDDRTTKLENIAANQTLVLKQEEASGKYIPPKPADIKPLLTEVDNAGLKKHDENSYSDFDHEGLIARMLSQEGPAIAVGDVNGDGHEDTFIGGAKNQAATLYIHKGKGVLSEMKNDVFSQDKFNEDTAAAFLDADGDGDLDLIVGSGGNQVNEINNEGLRLYINDGKGRFSKKILDLPPNTMNIAVIAPHDMDGDGDMDVFVGARSIIGIYGVNPTHTYLENVGDGNFRSKKEAITAVTASGMITDATWADIDGDSIKELVTVSDWGSPNIYKFKDNKLEIWQTDLQALNGWWNTILPVDIDKDGDLDFIIGNEGKNLHYKPSEEQRIKMWVNDFDNNGTIEQIITQRLEGRDMPMHQKKEIVTQLVSLKKQNLKASEYATRSIQELFSENIINNSLVREVNTSATIIAVNNGNGSFSTIELPAQTQLSCVCGITCADVNNDGSLDIIMGGNDFEFKPQFSRLDANYGSVLLNDGNLNFDWQNYNESGFMVKEEIKHIRQFHDAAGNAYIIVAINDEKPRVFAIGQ; encoded by the coding sequence ATGAATCTTTCAAAATATAGTTTTGTTTTAGTATTAAGTACTCTTCTCCTTGCCTGTAACTCGAACGAGAAAGAAGAAGAAACAGGTGAAACCAGCCCATTATTCACATTGATGTCGCAGGAACAAACGAACATTCGTTTTAATAATGTGGTGGAAAACCAAAAGGAATTCAACATCTTTAAATACAGAAATTTCTATAACGGTGGTGGTGTTGCCATTGGAGATATCAATAACGATGGTCTGGCCGATATCTATATGACGGCGAACATGGGGAAGAACAAACTATTTCTCAATCAGGGCGATTTTAAATTTAAGGACATATCCCAATCTGCCGGGGTTGAAGGTCATAAACCCTGGTCTACCGGGGTGACCATGGTAGATGTAAACAACGATGGTCTCCTGGATATTTATGTGAGCAATGCCGGAAACATGGAAGGCGACAATCACGACAACGACCTTTACATAAACAATGGCGACCTAACATTCTCCGAAAAGGCAAAAGAATTCAATCTAGCCACCAGTGGTTTTACCACCCACGCTACTTTCTTCGATTATGATAAGGATGGTGACCTGGATGCCTATATCTTGAACAATAGTAATATCCCGGTTAGTAGCCTCGGTTTTGCGCATCAACGGGATGTTAGGGCTCAGGATTGGGATGTGCCAAAATTATTTCGTGGGGTTGGCGATATGTTACTTCGTAATGACAATGGAACTTTTGTGGAAGTAAGCGAAGAAGCAGGTATCTATGGCAGTTTAATAGGCTTTGGTCTGGGGGTTATGATAAGTGATATCAATGGTGACCTCTACCCGGACATCTACGTTTCTAACGATTTCTACGAACGCGATTACCTCTATATCAATAACCAGGATGGCACTTTTACCGAAGATATTAAGAACTGGATGTCGCACCTCTGTCTCTCGGCTATGGGTATCGATATGGCCGATATCAATAATGATGGGAATGCCGATATCTTTATAACCGATATGCTCCCTGATGGCGACCAGCGTGTTAAATCGGTCATGGAATTTGAAGGATATAATGTTTTTAAGCTGAAGCAAAGCAAGGACTTTTATCAACAATACATACAGAACACCCTACAACTGAACAACGGAAATGGAACGTTCTCCGAAATAGCCTATTACAGTGGTGTATCTGCAACAGACTGGAGTTGGTCGGGACTAATTTTCGACATGGACAACGACGGCCTGCGCGATATTTTTGTTACCAACGGTATCAATCACGATCTCACCGATCTCGACTTCGTAGACTTCCTTGCCAATGAAATTATCCAGAAAATGGCTATGACAGGTAAAAAGGAAGCCATCGATTCTATCATCAATAAAATGCCGGTTGTACCTGTACCTAATTACGCCTATAAGAACAACGGCGATCTTACCTTTAGCAATGAAGCCGAAAAATGGGGCCTCGGCGTCCCAAGTCTATCCAACGGAGCAGCTTATGGAGATCTTGACAATGACGGCGACCTCGACCTGGTTGTGAATAATGTGAACATGGAGGCCTTTGTGTATAAGAACAACGCCAGGGAAACTGGAAACAACAACTATATCAAACTTAAATTCGAAGGTACAGACAAGAACAAATTCGCGGTGGGTACAACTGTAAGATTGTACTATAAAGACAATATCGTTTTACAGGAATTGATTCCATCTCGCGGTTTTCAGTCGTCTATGGAATATCCAATGACCATTGGTTTGGGAAAAGAAGATAAAATAGATTCCATCAGGGTGATCTGGCCGGATGATCGCACGACAAAGCTCGAAAATATTGCCGCAAATCAGACCTTGGTATTAAAACAGGAAGAGGCTAGCGGGAAATATATCCCTCCAAAACCCGCCGATATTAAACCACTGCTTACCGAAGTAGACAATGCAGGCCTGAAGAAGCACGATGAGAATTCTTATTCAGATTTTGACCATGAAGGCTTAATTGCCCGTATGCTGTCTCAGGAAGGGCCGGCGATCGCTGTGGGCGATGTTAACGGAGACGGACACGAAGACACTTTTATTGGAGGTGCAAAGAACCAGGCAGCAACCCTATATATTCACAAAGGTAAAGGGGTTTTAAGTGAAATGAAGAATGACGTATTCTCTCAGGACAAATTTAACGAAGATACAGCAGCCGCATTCTTAGATGCAGATGGAGACGGCGATCTCGACCTGATCGTAGGTTCGGGTGGAAACCAGGTAAATGAAATAAATAACGAAGGCCTCAGGCTCTATATAAATGATGGCAAAGGACGCTTCAGCAAAAAAATACTGGATCTACCACCAAATACTATGAATATTGCAGTAATTGCACCACACGATATGGATGGAGACGGCGATATGGATGTATTTGTTGGTGCAAGAAGTATTATAGGAATTTATGGTGTGAACCCTACGCATACATACCTTGAAAATGTGGGTGATGGAAATTTCAGAAGTAAAAAAGAAGCAATTACCGCTGTAACGGCAAGCGGGATGATCACAGATGCTACCTGGGCAGATATAGATGGGGATTCTATCAAAGAACTCGTTACCGTATCGGATTGGGGCTCACCTAATATCTATAAGTTCAAGGACAACAAGCTCGAGATCTGGCAAACGGATCTACAAGCATTGAATGGCTGGTGGAATACCATCCTTCCGGTAGACATAGATAAAGATGGCGACCTCGATTTTATTATTGGAAACGAAGGGAAGAACCTTCATTATAAGCCTTCGGAAGAGCAACGCATTAAAATGTGGGTAAACGATTTCGACAACAACGGTACTATCGAGCAAATAATCACCCAGAGGCTCGAAGGCAGAGATATGCCTATGCATCAGAAGAAAGAGATCGTAACCCAACTCGTTTCCCTTAAAAAACAAAATTTGAAAGCATCCGAATACGCTACCCGATCTATACAGGAACTTTTTTCAGAAAATATAATAAACAATTCCCTGGTTAGGGAGGTAAACACCTCGGCTACGATTATCGCCGTAAATAATGGTAATGGAAGCTTTTCAACCATCGAATTGCCTGCCCAGACACAACTGTCCTGCGTATGCGGAATAACCTGCGCCGATGTGAATAACGATGGTTCCCTGGACATTATAATGGGTGGAAACGATTTCGAGTTCAAACCACAGTTTTCGCGCCTGGATGCCAATTATGGTTCGGTTCTATTGAACGATGGGAACCTTAATTTCG